From a region of the Pongo pygmaeus isolate AG05252 chromosome 5, NHGRI_mPonPyg2-v2.0_pri, whole genome shotgun sequence genome:
- the LOC129037907 gene encoding putative uncharacterized protein encoded by LINC00336: MRVPAQVRTLRWSLGWPGSRGRDVFAALRCTQALRCKPLGSTLPPQAPTRDLGRPQAFDSSQTPGPKPPRSPLRMMETKSPTSPSCRARGRVPPGAGPGSPLSRGAGQGAPPSETRFHHVAQAFLKLLSSSNPPTSTSQSAGIIGVSHCTQPQVASLSDRHYSKVNRTVLSPRKGVPLQLTAAHSSSQEVLATVPFHR, from the exons ATGCGAGTGCCTGCCCAGGTACGCACGCTGCGCTGGAGCCTGGGGTGGCCGGGCAGTCGCGGCCGAGACGTGTTTGCTGCACTTCGGTGCACACAGGCACTGCGGTGCAAACCTCTTGGTTCCACCCTCCCCCCGCAGGCACCCACGCGTGACCTCGGCCGCCCACAGGCCTTCGACTCTTCCCAGACTCCAGGTCCCAAGCCGCCCCGCTCCCCCCTGAGGATGATGGAGACAAAGTCCCCCACAAGCCCCTCATGTAGGGCAAGGGGGAGGGTACCACCTGGGGCGGGGCCTGGCTCCCCACTGAGCAGAGGTGCTGGCCAAGGCGCTCCCCCTAGTG agacaaggtttcaccatgttgcccaggcttttctcaaactcctgagctcgagcaatccgcccacctcaacctcccaaagtgctgggattataggcgtgagccactgcacccagccccaggtgGCAAGTCTTTCTGATAGGCACTACTCCAAAGTGAATCGCACTGTGCTAAGCCCCCGCAAGGGAGTGCCTTTGCAGCTTACAGCTGCACACTCATCATCTCAGGAGGTCCTTGCAACAGTCCCCTTTCACcggtaa